The genomic segment TTATTGGTAACTACCTCTCCAACTTCACCATTACCCCGGGTGACTGCACGTACTAATTCTCCATTCTCATATGTTAAAACGATGGTTAATCCGTCTAATTTCCATGATAAAATACCTTCGTGACTTCCAAGCCAACTCTTTAGTTTACTTGTTTCCTTTGTTTTATCAAGAGATAACATTCTTTGCTCATGCTTATATTTAGGTAATGAACTCAATATTTCATACCCAACTTTTCTGGTTGGACTATTAGCTAATACAATACCCGATTCATCTTCCAATTTGACAAGCTCATCGTATAACTCGTCGTATTCAAAATTAGTCATTATTTCTTTATTGGCTTGATAATAAGCCTTGTTGGCTTCATTAATTATTTTTACTAGTTCTTTTATTCGATTATAATCTTTCATCTGCTCACCCATTATTCTTTAACTTCTATTGTTAATAGTATTAACACTATTACTCTTTTCTTATGTTACTTATGACATCATTTTATCATACTCAAAATCATTTTAAAACAAGAAAAAAGGAAACACAGCAATTCCTACTGTATTTCCCTATTAACATAACCACTTCTTCTTCTTTTGTAGCATTATTATAACCTATTTTTACCACTTTGTCCAGTATTTATTTACAGTTTGTAATAAATTTTCAAAGCCTTAAAATGATGCATTTTCAACTGTATTGCCACAAATAGTAACAAAAAATCTATTATTTTTTTGATAATATTTTAACAATTAAACACTTGTGTTTTGCGAGGTAAAATGTTAATATCTTGTTGTGAGTTCGTAAACTCATATATGTCATTCCTTATCAAGCTAGTAATATAAAGATAGATGCTGGTTTATCTATCTAATCTCACTTTTAAAAGGAGTGGTTATAATGTTAACAATCTATGTGTGCATCGGCAGTGCATGTCATTTAAAAGGTTCTTACGATGTGATTAATGGTTTTCAGGAGCAAGTTAAAGCCCAAAAACTTGATGGCTCCATATCCATCAATGCCGCCTTTTGCTTAGGTCATTGCACAGAAGCAGTTTCAGTCAAAATAGATGATGAGATTCATTCTGTTACACCAGATATCGTTGAAGACTTTTTTAATAAAGAAGTATTAAGGAGACTGGACTAATGCAGATCATGGACTTTTCATCAGCTAACTGTAAAAACTGCTATAAGTGCATACAAAATTGCCATGTTAAAGCTATCAAGTTAATCGACAATCAAGCCACCATTATGAAAGATCGCTGTATCGCTTGCGGGCAATGCTTTGTAGTTTGTCCACAGAATGCACGAAATGTGGTATCTGATTTAGATGTTATTCAAAGCATGCGTAAAAAGAAAAAATTGATTGCCTCAATAGCGCCGTCCTACTTAGCTATTTATGACAACCCACAAACATTAATAAATAGCTTAAAGGCACTAGGATTTTCCCATATCGAAGAAACAGCTATTGGTGCAGAAACGGTCAGTCAACAATATGCATCATACATGAAAGAACATAAACTTGATAACTACATAACATCGTGTTGCCCTGCTATTACTACAATGATTGAAGTTTATTATCCGGAACTCTTGCAATATTTACTGCCCATTGAATCGCCAATGGCAATTCACAGTAAAATGTTAAGAAAAAAATATGGTGAAGATGCTTTCATCACATTTATTGGTCCTTGTATTGCAAAGAAAAAAGAAGCATTCTATTATAAACAGATCGGTACTTTGGATGCTGTTCTCACATTTGAAGAAGTTGAAAATTGGATTCAACAAGAAAATGTGGTGGTTACGGAAGAATCAAGAGAAAAGGCAAGCAATCATCTATCAGTTGGACAATCTTACCCCATGGAAGAAGGTATCATTGTCGGACTTCAGGATTGTATTAATAGCTTAGGTTATGAAACATTATCTGTTTCTGGCTTAGAAGGGTGTAAATCTGTTTTCAGTTCTCTATGCAAAGGTGAGATCAACGGTACCTTCATAGAGGCTAACGCATGTATAGGAAGTTGTATAGGCGGACCGGCACTTCCTAAGTCTGCAAAAGGATCATCAATCTTTGTACGTCAATTGAACCTAACTCGCAGAAAAAGTAAAAACCCACTTACTCTTTCTAACAGTGTTCAGACCTATCAGCGTCCTTTTAGTAGCAAACCTATTGCGAAAACAGAGATATCTGAAGATGAAATTCAGAGAGTACTTCACTCCATGGGTAAATACAGCAAGGCTGATGAGCTAAATTGTGGAGCGTGCGGATACGATACCTGTATCGAAAAAGCCCGTGCTGTATTTGAAGGCATGTCACATCCGGAAATGTGCATCCATTTCATGCGAGAGAAAGCTGAGAGTTTAACGAATACTATTTTTGAACATTCTCCAAATATTATCTTTTTGCTTGATAAGGATTTAAATATTATTCACTTAAACCCAGCTGCTAAAAAGATTTTTATGACTTCTACTACTATCCAAGGACAACCCATAAGCAGGCTCCTTAATGGGGAAGATTTTAAACTAGTAAAGTCAACTAAAGAACACATAATAGGGAAAAAAGTCTCATACTTGAAATACGGTTTAGTCTGTATTGAAAACATTATTTATCTTGAAGAGCAAAATAGTTATTTAGTGATCCTTCATAACTTAACTGAGCAAGTCAAACGGGATGATGAGCTGGCTAAGTTAAAAAAGAACACCTTGTCAGCTGCACAAAACGTCATTGATAAGCAGATGCGTGTGGCCCAAGAAATTGCCGGGTTATTAGGTGAAACCACTGCCGAAACCAAAATCACCCTGATGAAATTGCAACAGATTGTTATTGGTGAAGAAGGTGACATAAAATAATGAACTCTTTTGTAGACATTGCTACAAATAGCATCAATAAATTTGGTGAAGAATTGTGCGGAGATAAAGTTGAAATAATTAAAAACGAAGATAGCATTATTATTGTTTTATCCGATGGATTAGGTAGTGGCGTCAAAGCCAATATATTAGCAACCATGACATCTAAAATAGCTGCTACAATGCTCAAGGAAGGTGCTAGTATTGAAGCCACTGTTGATACGATTGTCAAAACCCTCCCTGAATGTAAAGTACGAAAACTGGCTTACTCTACCTTTTCCATTATCAAAATTGATGAATCAGGTCAAGTTTATATCGTTGAATACGATAATCCATCTGTTTTGATTTACCGAAATGGTCTTGATTACCCCATTGAACGAAAAGAGAAGAATATAGGGACTAAGACCATCAAAGAGGGGCATTTTAAACTTCAAAAAGGTGATATGATCTCTCTCATAAGTGATGGTGCTATTCATGCAGGTGTTGGTGCTCTTCTCAACTTAGGTTGGCAATGGGACAGTGTCAACGAATATCTACGCGACCTAAATAATGTTGAAAAAACGGCTAATGCCATAGCTGGAAACTTTATAAGTGTATGCAATAATCTCTATGATGATCACCCTGGTGATGATACAACCATTGTCACTGTTAAAGTTCGTGATAAAGAAGAAGTGGAACTCTTCACAGGTCCTCCTTCAGATAAAACAATTGATCATTGGATCGTTGATAACCTGGTCAATTCAATGGGTAAAAAAGTTATCTGCGGAGGGACTACTGCTAATATCGCTTCTAGAGAATTGAAGCGGGATATCATTGTTGACTTAGATTCTTATAACAAGGATGTGCCACCAATGGCTTATATGGAAGGTTTCGACCTTATTACAGAAGGTGTATTAACCTTAAAAGCTGCCTTAGAAAAACTCAAAACTTATAGTCAACAAGATTTTAATAATGTGGATGCTCATCGTTTATCTGGGAATGATGGTGCAACTCAGTTAGCAAATTTACTCATTAATCATTGTACACACTTAAATCTATGGGTAGGTAAAGCTGTGAATCCAGCTCACCAAAATCCGAACCTACCTATGAATTTAAATATAAAACTGCAAATTGTCAAAGAACTCATTAAGACTTTACAGGGATTAGGTAAAGAAGTTCAAGTGACTTATCTTTAGGAGGTATGTATGCGGAAATTTGAAAATTACGTTCAGTATACCAAGTATAAAGTACTTAAAGAAGTCGCACACTCCACTCTCCAGGATTCTTTAGAAGAAGATCTATTGGATATTCCTGAAAAAATAATTCCTGGACCTCAAGCTGAAACAAGATGTTGTATCTATAAAGAGAGGGCCATCATCAATGAGCGGATTAAACTAGCTATGAAAGGGGATCAAACTCAACCAACCCACATTGAGGTCATCCCTTTAGCCTGTGATGAATGCCCAGTTGATCGTTATACTGTAACAGAAGCATGTCGAGGCTGCTTAGCCCATAAATGCAAAGATGTATGCCCCTTTGGCGCTATATCTATTGTCGGTCAAAGAGCTATCATCGACCCTTTGAAATGTCGAGAATGTGGTAAATGTGCTGAAGTTTGCCCATTTAATGCTATTGCAGAAGTACAACGGCCTTGTATTCGTGCATGTGAAGCTAACGCTATTACTTATGATTCTGAAAGCAAGAAAGCTTCAATTAATGAAGATCATTGTGTGCAATGCGGTGCTTGTGTATTTCAGTGCCCATTTGGTGCTATCATGGATCAATCTTATATTACCAATGTCATACGCCTATTAAAAAATAAGAAGGATTCAGATGCTAAAGTATACGCTTTAATTGCACCTGCTATTTCCAGTCAATTCACTTATGCCAGAATAAACCAAGTAGTGACCGGTATCAAAAAGCTAGGCTTTCACAGTGTTATTGAAGTAGCTCTTGGTGCTGATTTAGTAGCCTTCCATGAAACAAAGCATTTAGCTAAAGAACTGCCCGAAAAGGAATGGCTAACAAGTTCCTGTTGTCCTGCATTTGTAGATTATATTGAAAAAAATTATCCTGATTATAAAGATCATATATCCACTGCTATTTCTCCTATGATAGCAACTGCAAGACTGGTAAAAAAAACAGATCCACGAGCCAAAATTGTTTTTATCGGCCCTTGTATCGCTAAAAAAATGGAGCAGCAGAAATATGCTGAAGATGTGGACTATGTCTTAACCTTTGAAGAACTCCAAGCATTATTGGATGCCCATCAGATAGCAGTTGAAGATTGCGAAGATGGTCTTCTCGATAACGCTTCCTATTTCGGTCGTATTTTTGCAAGATCAGGGGGACTATCCGATGCAGTAACCCAAGCTGCAAAGGAGCTTAAGTTAGACTTGACAGTAACCCCTGTACTAGGTGACGGTCTAAAAGAATGCGATCGACACTTGAAGATAGCTACCTTCAATAAACTTAAAGGTAATTTTATAGAAGGTATGGCTTGTAAAGGTGGTTGTATCTGTGGTCCTGCTTCACTCTCCCATGGACCAAAGGATAAAAACCAAGTCGATAAGTATGGCAAATTAGCCATGGAAAAAAGTATAACGGATTCCATACGTGTCTTGGACATTAATCAAGTTAACCTCGATTAGCCTAATAAACTCTAATAAGCTAAAAAAAGCTTTGTCAAGATTCTAAATGTTTAGATCTGGGCAAAGCTTTCCTTTTAAGTTCCACTTCTAAAACCATAGTGGATTGGAGATTGCAAATGGTATGTTTTCTTCAAGTTGCCAAAGTTCCCCTCGTATAAATCGGTATCCTTCAAAAGTATAATCATGCACAGATGATTCCATTAATATTTCTTCACTTAAGAGCCCTTTATCCGTAAATAGACGTAATTTACAGGGAGAAAATTGGTGGATAAGAATACTTACCTTTTCACTATTTTTTATAAATTCCAGATATGGTGATTTCGGAGAATAGCAAATGCATACTTTACCTTCCCTAAGTCCTTCTAGAATACCTTCTTTTGTAAGAGAATCTGACTTAACACGTGTGGTTGGATAACCAAACCATTTATCTGGGTGCTTACCATGGGCATCACTTCCTCCAACAGCAATAAGCTTTCGCCCTTCACATAGGACATCGTGCCACCATTGAATGCAGTCGTAGTTCCCTTGATCCCAAAAAGCATTCCATACCTCAATATGTGTAAATGGGTGGTTTAAAGATAACTTCCAAGTATCTTTAAAAAAAGGATGATTAATAGATAACATCGCAGTAGCAGGTAGAGATTTAATAATACGTGTCAATTCATCGTCATTATTAAAAATGACATTCTTTAAAGGCTCCTCAATGTTCCATACATTAGCATGACCATAGTAGGAAGTTAACTCTACTCCAGGTATATGAATAAGTCCAATATTATGTGAAAGTTCATGGTGACCGCTCATAGCATTATGATCTGTAAGTGCCATAAAATCTAATCCAGCTTCTTTAACATGATTCATTACTTCAGGTACTGTATATATACCATCACTATGGATGCTGTGCATATGTAGATCACCAGCTAACCACCGAGTATCAGGTTGATGACAGATAATCTCCGCCTCTATACTGTTGTCTTCATATAGTTTAGCTAAACCTATGAGTAGTTGCCATTGTCCTTCCTGAATACCTGGAAAATAACCCTCTGAGGCAAAATCAGAAGCAATAATAATCTGTGACAACGTTCCACCACTCCACCCCTGAAATCCTTCAGGTGACTCAAGTGATATATCTATACCATTGATCTTCGAGTCATTTCTAACGATTATTTCTATTCGCTCAGTATCTTTTGGTACCTCGAATGGAAAAGGATAGTAAGCAAGTGTATCCGTTTTTTTATACTTCAATGAAACATTCATGAATATCAACCCTTTGTTGATCCTAACATCAAACCGGATAAGAAATATCTTTGTAAAAAGGGATATATCAGTAATAAAGGTATAATGGCGATAACAACACCTGCCATTTGAGCATTCTTTGTTATGAAAGTTGCTGATGATGAAGCATCGCTATCTACAACTAGACCTTTTAAAGCTACTTGCAGAGTATACTTCTTAGGATCACTTATGAAAATTACGGATTCCATGAAGTGATTCCATTTTTCAACGAATTGAAAAAGTGTTACTGTAGCTAGACCAGGCTTTGCTAATGGTAAATAAACTCTAAAAAGCAAATCTAATTCTTTGGCTCCATCGATATATGCCGCTTCACCTAAAGACTTAGGAATACTCTCAAAGAAATTTTTCATTAACATTACCGTATACCCTGTAATCATGTTGGTTACGATGATAGCCCATAAACTATTGATTAAGTGTAGTTGCTTATATAATAAGTACAGTGGAATCATTATGTTTTGTAAGGGTACCATCATGGTAATGAGTATGAAAGCTACAAAGAATCGCTTTGCACCAAAATCTTCTTTGGACAATGCATATCCTGTTAAGGTACATAAAGATACATGCAGGAAAGTACCTGCTATAGTAACAACGATATTGTTAATAATGGGTTTTGCGATCTTCACTTGCTCAAATAAGGTTACGTAACCCTCTATACTGAATTCCTTAGGCCATAATACAATGGTAGGACTCATTGATCCCATATCAGATGAGAAAGATAGAGCAAATGTATTCAGTAAAGGAATAACCATTGAAGCAACCACTAAAAATAAAAACAAGATATTGACTATCTCAAAAATTTGACGCCCTTTGGTTCGATCAATTTGTGATTGTATGTTCATCTCTCTTCCTCCTATCTTTCAGTCTTTTTGACTACGAATTGATAAAACAATGTTAATACACCGATAATACCAAGCATGACCACAGCTACAGCTGATGCATAGTCCATCCTAAAGTTTTGTAAACCTAATTTATAGGTATAAGTCATGACAACTTCTGTTTTATCAACAACAGATGGGTTCGTTAAAATAAAGGATTGACTAAACATACGTAAGGATGCAATTAAGTTAAGCATTAATACGACCTTCATTGTTGGATATAATCCCGGTATGGTGATATGCAAAACTTGCTTTAGTCGCCCCGCTCCATCAATTCTCGCCGCCTCGTATAAACAAGGATCAATATTCGTTAACGCAGCTAAATAAATGATACAACCGTATCCTGCTGTCTTCCAGGTATTTAGAAACCAAAATATGGCTGTGATCCATTTTTCACTTGTCATGAAATTGATGGTGTCTAATCCCATTTGTTTTAAAGCCATGTTGACCATACCGATATCAGGAGCCAATATACTGATAAAGATACCACTAATGGCTACCCAAGAAAATAGATTTGGAGTATAGATAATTGTTTGAACAAAGCGTTTTAACTTATTTTGCATGACTTCATTAAGGAGTAATGCTAAAAGAACTTGAATAATAAAACCAAAAAACAAGTTTCCTCCACCAATAACTAAAGTATTCTTTAAAGATCTCCAAAAATCCATGTCTGTTAAAATTTCTTTATAGTGGGTTAACCCTGCCCAAGAACTCTCCCCAATCAAAGCATAATCTTGAATACTGATGATAAAGCCCCTGAATAGTGGATAATAATAAAATAGAATACAAAATATGAAAGCGGGTATTAATAAGGCATAAATACTTTGATTGCGTTTAAAATCACTAATTACGGAACCCCAAAAAGATATCTTCTTAGATTCTTTTACTTTTAAATCTATGTGAGTCATTCCATCACCTCCTAGTAAGGGTGGCTATCGCCACCCTGTTTATCTAATCAATAAGTCCTTTTCCCTTTAGTTCTTTTTGCATACTAGCAACAGCTTCTTCTCCTGTAATTTCACCTAGAATAGCTTTAATGATAAATTTATCAACGATTTCTTCAGCTGCTTTACTGTTTGCATTAATCAGTTCTGGTTGACCGTAATTTAATACTACGTCTCTAGATTGTTCATAATTTTTAGGGATCTTCACTGGGTTAACCCATTGTGAAGATTTTGCTACTACAACACCATGGTCCATACTATGTTGTTCACCAATCTCTGTTAATACGTACTTACCATCTTCAACAGTATAATCATGACCTTCTATACCTAAAGTACTTAGAATATTTCCTTCATAAGTATGATAGAACTCTAAGAATTTAAAAGCCCAATCTTTATTATCACTGTAGTTTAATAGAGTGAATAGCCCATCTTGACCAGTTGTTATACTTCCTTCACCATTTGCTCCTTTAGGAGGCTCTAAACCATATATTTCGAAAGATGTATTAGGATCTTCTGCTAATGCCTTATCATTGAATAAACCAGTCCAGTTATCCCAGTAAACCATTAAACCAGCACGTCCTGTTAATATCATTTCTCTACAGTCCGAACTACCATTTGTTGGGAAGTTAGGATCCATAATACCTTCAGCATATAATCTTGCTAACCAATCGTAAACCTCAATGGCCTCCTCTGTTGCATATGGAACAAACAGCTGACCATTTTCATCTACATCATAACCATCCACTAGGCCTTTTGTTCCCATGAAAGGCTGGATATCATAGGTTTTTTTCAATGTAAATCCATAAGTATCATCTTGCCCATTACCATCAGGATCGTTGAACGTAAATGCTCTTAGCATGTCATAATATCCGTCTAAGTCCTGAGGTTCATCCAATCCTAATTGATCTAACCAATCTTTTCGAACTAATGGTAAGCGTCCACCTTCATATTTATTGAAAACAGCATAAATTTCACCATCATCACGACGAATACGCTCCCATTCTTTTGGATCAATTATTTCCGGATTACCTAAAACTTCAGACTCTTCAATGCGGCTTGTTAAAGGTTCAAATGCGTTAAGAGGTAATAATTTTTCAAATATATCGGTATTCATATAAAGAATATCGATTTCTTCACCAGCAGCTAATGTTGTTGTTATCTTCGTATCGTATTCATCACCAGCTACACGAACCGCTTCCAATTGAATACCAGATAATCTTTCAGCTTCTTGATTCCAAAGTTCCATCTCATCTGGGTCATTACCACCAACTACAGCTGTAAGCATTTTAACAGGTCTCTCCTGCTTTGGTTCTTCTTTTACTTCTTCTGATTCATTTTTTGTACCTTCTGCCGTCTGTTTGTTTTCTTGTTTTCCTTCATTCTCTGATTTTGCTGCTTCATCTGCTCCACATCCTACTATTCCTAATGTAAGTATAGTAACCATACATAGAGCTAAAAATTTCTTCATATAACCTCCCATGATTATCCTCCTCATTCTCTTTTCATTTTCTGTGATCACAGCAAGAGTCCTACGTGGTCCTCTCATGCATTATTATGGGATTAATCATCTGAAAGATAAAGAGTAGCCTTCGGCAAACTCCTTCTTTAAAGGTTCAAAACCAAAAGTTAATGTAATGAGTCAAAGTCATGGTCTATTTGACTATGGATTATGTTAAAATAAAACATAGCTTGTTTACAAACTATAATCAGTTAAAATGTTATTGAACAAAATGAATAAGTTTTAGGGGGATTAACATGAAGAAGAAGGGCATATTGTTTAAACAACTATTTTTGTGTTTGATTCTATTCCTAGTAGTTCCAACATCCATATATACTTTTTTCTACCATTACAACATTTCAGATGTTATGAAGCAAAAAATATATGAGTCCACCACTAAACATTTAAATTTACTCCAAAAAGATGTGGATAAAATATTAGAGAAATCAACAAAAAATCTTCTAGCCTTGTCCATTGATCCGATAATTGAAGATATGATGGTCATGCAGAATTCTGGTCAGCAAAGATCAATAGAATATATAGAGCACTTAATGGATTTTAGGTTTTACTGTACCCAATTAGAAGCAACAGAGGACTATATTCATTCCGTTTATCTGTATAATCCAACAGCCGACTATATCATTACTTCAGGTGGTGAAAGTGTATCGATAGATGAGTTTTTTGATACCTCTTGGGTTGATAGCTTAGAAGACATTACTCAATTAACCATATTACCATCAAGACAACCTATTGATAATAATCACTCCTACGTTGATATCGATCGGGACATCAGCTCACCCGTGGTAACAATGGCTTATCCCATGGATACGGGTTCTATACAAACTAAAGGAATCATTATTTTTAATATCTATGAGAAGCAATTGATCCCCCTTACAGAAGACTTTGTGTTTTTGATGGATATGAATGGCAGTCTTATTGCAAGCAACGATATGAAAGAATGGACAAATGATCCAGATGCTTTCATTGTAGGTATCCACGCTTTTTTAGAAGAGGCGAATTACCCTAAAGACATGCTAACTTATACACATGAACAAGATAAATTTTTAATTAACTCCACCTATTATGATAGAAGAAGGATGGTTCTAACCACCATAACACCTATAAACGATGTTATGGCAACTATTGTGCAGTACCAGATCACTGTATTAGTGGTTTCTACGGTTATTTTATTAGGTGGCCTGATCTTATCTTTTGGAATATCAAATAAACTGTATGTTCCCATTAAGAATACCTTGAATAACCTGACAACCTATCCCATACCAACTATAGATTCCAGAGGAAATGAATTAGATTATATTAAAAACGTGGTTAATAAGATTATTGAAGATGATAAAGCCATTAAGGAACAACTGAATAATCAACAAGAGAACATATATGAAGCAAAAGTTCTTCAATTAATCAAAGGAAAGACAGATACAACTTCCCTCTTTCAATCAGAGCAGTTTTTCCTCTGTGTATTACTATCGATTGATTCTTATGATGAATTCATTGCAAAACATAGTTATAAAGAACAATTTTACTTCAAACAATTATTTCTACGACAGATTGAAACACTCTTTAACGAAGTATTTCTGAGTAAAGGTGCTATGCTAGAGCAAGATAAAATTGTGTTTTTAGTAAATGGTGATGCTACTCAACTAGAGGGTGTCTATATGGATAATATACTAAAAGCTGCTCAAAGTATGATATCAGAGCAGTTTAACCGTACTATTTCTTTTGGTGTCAGCCCCCTTATCAATGGTATACCTGATTTAAGAGATGGCTATCTAAATGCCTTATCCACATTGGATTATCGTATTTCATATGGTAAAGAAAGTATTATTTATAGCCACTTACTCAATCCAGCTATTCACCCCGAAAACTCTTATGAAGAGCTTTTCGTTAGGGTAATCAACCAACTTGAGCTCAATCATTTAGAAGAAATAGAATCCTGCCTTGACCAATTATTTGCTTCTATTAAAGAGAAAGGCGATGTAACAAATGATTACGTTATGACAATACTTTCTCCATTAATTACACGGACTTATAATTACTTATCGATACACCTTTTAAGGTTTTCAAGGGTTTTAGGTGATGATCATTCATCCATGTACAAGTTAGTCTCTGAACAGGAAAGTTTGATAGCGTTAAAAAAGGTATTGATGGATCTCTATTTAAAGATCATCTTGATTCAAGAAGACCAAGGTAAGAATTTAAGTATTATTGATCGTTCACTTCAATACATCAAAGATAATTATAATGATCATAATCTTGATTTGACAGTTTTATCCACAGAGATGAACATTAGTTATTCATATTTAAGAAAGCAAATCAAAGAGCAAACCGGATTGACTTATATCGAGTACTTAAACAAATATCGTATAAAAAAAGCTAAAGAACTACTCCAACAAAGGACCCATACCATCAAAGAGATTTCTTTTTTAGTAGGTTACAACAATGATCAAAGTTTTAATCGCTATTTCAAAAAATACGAAGGAATGACACCAGGAGAATATCGTCGAAAATTATAAGTAAAAGCCCCCAGTGCTCCTTGATGGAATACTGGGGGCTATATAACATGTATTAATCAATATAACCTCTTAACGCCAATTCTTCTTGCATAGCCTGAACTGCTTCTTCACTACTGATGCTACCAAGAATAGCTTTGACAGCGTATTTAGTAACAATCTCTTCTGCTGCTTTACTGGTTGATCGAATAACCTCATTTTTTCCATAGCTTAAGATAATCTCTTTACTTTGCAGATAATTTTTTGGTGCA from the Vallitalea okinawensis genome contains:
- a CDS encoding NAD(P)H-dependent oxidoreductase subunit E; protein product: MLTIYVCIGSACHLKGSYDVINGFQEQVKAQKLDGSISINAAFCLGHCTEAVSVKIDDEIHSVTPDIVEDFFNKEVLRRLD
- a CDS encoding [Fe-Fe] hydrogenase large subunit C-terminal domain-containing protein produces the protein MQIMDFSSANCKNCYKCIQNCHVKAIKLIDNQATIMKDRCIACGQCFVVCPQNARNVVSDLDVIQSMRKKKKLIASIAPSYLAIYDNPQTLINSLKALGFSHIEETAIGAETVSQQYASYMKEHKLDNYITSCCPAITTMIEVYYPELLQYLLPIESPMAIHSKMLRKKYGEDAFITFIGPCIAKKKEAFYYKQIGTLDAVLTFEEVENWIQQENVVVTEESREKASNHLSVGQSYPMEEGIIVGLQDCINSLGYETLSVSGLEGCKSVFSSLCKGEINGTFIEANACIGSCIGGPALPKSAKGSSIFVRQLNLTRRKSKNPLTLSNSVQTYQRPFSSKPIAKTEISEDEIQRVLHSMGKYSKADELNCGACGYDTCIEKARAVFEGMSHPEMCIHFMREKAESLTNTIFEHSPNIIFLLDKDLNIIHLNPAAKKIFMTSTTIQGQPISRLLNGEDFKLVKSTKEHIIGKKVSYLKYGLVCIENIIYLEEQNSYLVILHNLTEQVKRDDELAKLKKNTLSAAQNVIDKQMRVAQEIAGLLGETTAETKITLMKLQQIVIGEEGDIK
- a CDS encoding SpoIIE family protein phosphatase, with translation MNSFVDIATNSINKFGEELCGDKVEIIKNEDSIIIVLSDGLGSGVKANILATMTSKIAATMLKEGASIEATVDTIVKTLPECKVRKLAYSTFSIIKIDESGQVYIVEYDNPSVLIYRNGLDYPIERKEKNIGTKTIKEGHFKLQKGDMISLISDGAIHAGVGALLNLGWQWDSVNEYLRDLNNVEKTANAIAGNFISVCNNLYDDHPGDDTTIVTVKVRDKEEVELFTGPPSDKTIDHWIVDNLVNSMGKKVICGGTTANIASRELKRDIIVDLDSYNKDVPPMAYMEGFDLITEGVLTLKAALEKLKTYSQQDFNNVDAHRLSGNDGATQLANLLINHCTHLNLWVGKAVNPAHQNPNLPMNLNIKLQIVKELIKTLQGLGKEVQVTYL
- a CDS encoding 4Fe-4S dicluster domain-containing protein, giving the protein MRKFENYVQYTKYKVLKEVAHSTLQDSLEEDLLDIPEKIIPGPQAETRCCIYKERAIINERIKLAMKGDQTQPTHIEVIPLACDECPVDRYTVTEACRGCLAHKCKDVCPFGAISIVGQRAIIDPLKCRECGKCAEVCPFNAIAEVQRPCIRACEANAITYDSESKKASINEDHCVQCGACVFQCPFGAIMDQSYITNVIRLLKNKKDSDAKVYALIAPAISSQFTYARINQVVTGIKKLGFHSVIEVALGADLVAFHETKHLAKELPEKEWLTSSCCPAFVDYIEKNYPDYKDHISTAISPMIATARLVKKTDPRAKIVFIGPCIAKKMEQQKYAEDVDYVLTFEELQALLDAHQIAVEDCEDGLLDNASYFGRIFARSGGLSDAVTQAAKELKLDLTVTPVLGDGLKECDRHLKIATFNKLKGNFIEGMACKGGCICGPASLSHGPKDKNQVDKYGKLAMEKSITDSIRVLDINQVNLD
- a CDS encoding CehA/McbA family metallohydrolase → MNVSLKYKKTDTLAYYPFPFEVPKDTERIEIIVRNDSKINGIDISLESPEGFQGWSGGTLSQIIIASDFASEGYFPGIQEGQWQLLIGLAKLYEDNSIEAEIICHQPDTRWLAGDLHMHSIHSDGIYTVPEVMNHVKEAGLDFMALTDHNAMSGHHELSHNIGLIHIPGVELTSYYGHANVWNIEEPLKNVIFNNDDELTRIIKSLPATAMLSINHPFFKDTWKLSLNHPFTHIEVWNAFWDQGNYDCIQWWHDVLCEGRKLIAVGGSDAHGKHPDKWFGYPTTRVKSDSLTKEGILEGLREGKVCICYSPKSPYLEFIKNSEKVSILIHQFSPCKLRLFTDKGLLSEEILMESSVHDYTFEGYRFIRGELWQLEENIPFAISNPLWF
- a CDS encoding carbohydrate ABC transporter permease; the protein is MNIQSQIDRTKGRQIFEIVNILFLFLVVASMVIPLLNTFALSFSSDMGSMSPTIVLWPKEFSIEGYVTLFEQVKIAKPIINNIVVTIAGTFLHVSLCTLTGYALSKEDFGAKRFFVAFILITMMVPLQNIMIPLYLLYKQLHLINSLWAIIVTNMITGYTVMLMKNFFESIPKSLGEAAYIDGAKELDLLFRVYLPLAKPGLATVTLFQFVEKWNHFMESVIFISDPKKYTLQVALKGLVVDSDASSSATFITKNAQMAGVVIAIIPLLLIYPFLQRYFLSGLMLGSTKG
- a CDS encoding ABC transporter permease subunit, which gives rise to MTHIDLKVKESKKISFWGSVISDFKRNQSIYALLIPAFIFCILFYYYPLFRGFIISIQDYALIGESSWAGLTHYKEILTDMDFWRSLKNTLVIGGGNLFFGFIIQVLLALLLNEVMQNKLKRFVQTIIYTPNLFSWVAISGIFISILAPDIGMVNMALKQMGLDTINFMTSEKWITAIFWFLNTWKTAGYGCIIYLAALTNIDPCLYEAARIDGAGRLKQVLHITIPGLYPTMKVVLMLNLIASLRMFSQSFILTNPSVVDKTEVVMTYTYKLGLQNFRMDYASAVAVVMLGIIGVLTLFYQFVVKKTER